A window of the Branchiostoma lanceolatum isolate klBraLanc5 chromosome 13, klBraLanc5.hap2, whole genome shotgun sequence genome harbors these coding sequences:
- the LOC136447746 gene encoding alpha-N-acetylgalactosamine-specific lectin-like, with translation MAAVLLSLVVVGLVSLAVINREEISQLSTTFDALKRHQDMSTSVDALEHDQDDMRKLSNNVDALKCNLEKERSRTNGLEQRLREIETCPKGYTMRREICYKAYNTESTFNEAAVTWREDGGTLAMPRDDETNAFLMSLYKSVHDKAFFWFGLRDQREEGNWEWVDGSALGMYNSWAPGQPNNYGDNEDCAYYSRYPSLEDTWAAADCKNRLRFICQVVPGTSYNRTIS, from the exons atggccgccgtGCTGCTAAGCCTGGTCGTTGTGGGACTTGTTTCCCTGGCTGTTATCAATAGAGAG GAAATATCCCAGTTGTCTACGActtttgacgccttgaagcgccaCCAAGACATGTCCACCTCTGTTGACGCCTTGGAGCATGACCAAGATGACATGCGCAAACTGTCCAACaatgttgacgccttgaaaTGCAACTTGGAAAAGGAGCGAAGCCGAACAAACGGCTTAGAGCAGCGTCTTCGCGAGATTG AGACCTGCCCCAAAGGTTACACAATGCGGCGTGAAATCTGCTATAAGGCTTACAACACGGAGAGCACGTTTAACGAAGCGGCCGTGACCTGGCgtgaagacggcggcacccttgccatgccccgagacgatGAGACCAACGCCTTTCTTATGTCCTTGTACAAGTCCGTGCACGACAAAGCGTtcttctggttcggcctgcGCGATCAGCGCGAAGAGGGAAACTGGGAATGGGTGGATGGCTCTGCCCTTGGGATGTATAACTCCTGGGCTCCAGGACAACCGAACAATTATGGGGACAACGAAGATTGCGCTTATTACTCCAGATACCCATCCCTGGAGGACACCTGGGCCGCTGCCGATTGCAAAAATCGACTTCGCTTCATATGCCAGGTTGTTCCAGGTACCTCTTATAACCGTACCATTTCCTGA